A portion of the Candidatus Campbellbacteria bacterium genome contains these proteins:
- a CDS encoding conjugal transfer protein TraC, protein MANEELKYGVPEKFYENKALGIVDLVAPPALKIASRSVSLGRRLARTFFVISYPSFLSENWFAPIINLDKEFDISLFIHPIDTEKALRKFRRKVAEVQSQILERETKGLIRDPKLDTAYQDLERLRTLLQQAQERLFDAGLYITVYGKTEEDLDRSSSEIESFLESRIIYIKPATFQQEQGFKSMIPVGDDLLSIHTKLNSEPLSSFFPFVSSNLSHDDGILFGINRHNSSLILFDRFSLPNYNSVTFAKSGGGKSYAMKLEILRSLMVGVDVIVIDPEREFEYLAKAVDGRYFNISLNSEHHINPFDLPAVLPDERPSDILRANIINLLGLFKIMLGGLSAEEDAILDQAITETYALKDITPKSDFSKISPPLISDLELVLAGMDGAEGLVQRLAKYTRGSWSRFINQPTNVDINRKMIVFSIRDMEDDLKPAAMYIVTRYIWNSIRRELKRRLLVVDEAWVMMKSEDTASFLYGLVKRGRKYYLGVATITQDVEDFLGSKYGGPILTNSSLQLLLRQSTASIDVVQETFNLTEAEKFLLLQANVGEGIFIAGLKRAAIKIISSYTEHQIITSDPSQILSIKRGQDELNNEGGESKII, encoded by the coding sequence ATGGCAAACGAAGAATTAAAATACGGAGTTCCTGAAAAATTTTACGAGAATAAGGCGTTGGGAATTGTTGATTTGGTTGCTCCTCCTGCGCTAAAGATAGCTTCAAGGAGTGTGTCTTTGGGTAGGCGACTTGCAAGGACATTTTTTGTAATATCGTATCCCAGTTTTTTGAGTGAAAACTGGTTCGCTCCGATAATTAACCTTGATAAAGAGTTTGATATTTCCCTGTTTATACACCCCATTGATACAGAAAAAGCGCTTAGAAAATTCAGAAGGAAGGTCGCTGAGGTCCAAAGCCAGATATTAGAACGAGAGACAAAGGGGCTTATCCGCGACCCAAAATTAGACACTGCTTATCAGGATCTTGAGCGTTTGAGGACACTGCTCCAGCAGGCACAGGAGCGGTTGTTTGATGCGGGGTTGTATATAACGGTATATGGAAAAACTGAAGAAGATCTTGATAGGTCAAGCAGTGAGATAGAGTCCTTCCTTGAATCAAGGATAATATACATAAAGCCAGCAACCTTCCAACAGGAGCAGGGTTTCAAAAGTATGATTCCTGTCGGAGACGATCTTCTTTCAATACATACAAAACTTAATTCAGAGCCATTATCAAGTTTCTTTCCTTTTGTTTCATCCAACCTCTCACACGATGACGGGATTTTGTTTGGGATAAACAGACACAACTCTTCTCTGATTCTTTTTGATAGGTTTTCACTTCCAAACTACAACTCTGTTACATTTGCAAAGTCAGGTGGTGGTAAATCATACGCAATGAAATTAGAAATTTTGCGTTCGCTTATGGTTGGTGTTGATGTGATTGTTATAGATCCTGAAAGGGAATTTGAATATCTTGCAAAAGCGGTTGATGGAAGATATTTTAATATTTCTCTTAACTCAGAGCACCACATCAATCCTTTTGATCTGCCTGCTGTTTTGCCAGATGAAAGACCATCAGACATTTTGCGTGCAAACATAATAAACCTTTTGGGGTTGTTTAAGATAATGCTTGGCGGACTTTCTGCAGAAGAGGATGCGATTCTTGATCAAGCAATTACTGAAACATATGCGCTTAAAGATATAACTCCAAAATCTGACTTCTCAAAAATATCACCGCCACTCATCTCTGACCTTGAATTAGTTCTTGCCGGAATGGATGGCGCAGAGGGGTTGGTTCAACGACTTGCTAAATACACTCGCGGAAGTTGGTCAAGGTTTATAAATCAGCCGACAAATGTAGATATAAATAGAAAGATGATTGTTTTCTCCATAAGAGATATGGAAGACGACCTTAAACCAGCAGCGATGTATATTGTTACACGGTATATATGGAACAGCATAAGAAGGGAGTTGAAAAGACGGCTTTTGGTTGTTGATGAGGCGTGGGTTATGATGAAATCAGAAGATACTGCATCATTTTTATACGGACTTGTTAAAAGGGGAAGGAAGTATTATCTTGGTGTCGCCACAATAACTCAAGATGTTGAGGACTTTTTGGGTTCTAAGTATGGTGGACCAATACTCACAAACTCTTCTCTTCAGTTGTTGTTGAGACAATCAACCGCGTCTATTGATGTTGTTCAAGAGACATTTAATCTGACAGAGGCTGAAAAATTTCTTTTATTGCAGGCAAATGTGGGTGAAGGAATATTTATAGCTGGGCTGAAACGGGCAGCGATTAAGATAATATCTTCATATACAGAGCATCAAATAATAACCTCAGATCCTTCGCAGATTCTATCAATAAAGCGGGGGCAGGACGAATTAAACAATGAGGGTGGGGAAAGCAAGATAATTTAG
- a CDS encoding ribonuclease P protein component codes for MVLEIKSLDRDGVKKVMSVGKKSYIEKNMKFVYTKGRTETVYVSFSISKKVEKLATDRNRMKRIMRGALEKNKPNLKSFSGLFFIYNKEHIKETMIKLLKQERLLN; via the coding sequence ATGGTTTTAGAAATAAAGTCGCTTGACAGGGATGGTGTAAAAAAGGTAATGTCTGTTGGTAAGAAATCTTATATTGAAAAGAATATGAAGTTTGTATACACCAAGGGAAGAACAGAAACTGTGTATGTGTCTTTTTCAATAAGCAAAAAGGTGGAGAAGCTTGCAACAGATAGAAATAGAATGAAAAGAATAATGAGAGGCGCACTTGAAAAGAACAAACCAAACCTAAAATCTTTTTCAGGTCTTTTTTTTATATATAACAAAGAACATATAAAAGAAACAATGATAAAATTATTGAAACAAGAAAGGTTGCTTAACTAA
- the rsmA gene encoding 16S rRNA (adenine(1518)-N(6)/adenine(1519)-N(6))-dimethyltransferase RsmA yields MGAFLGQHFLNSTDVAEKLISSSHAKSGDTVLEVGGGKGFLTEMLIKNGFKTMAVEKDKKMVGHLNKKFRKEIARGDLVVLEGDIKHTKLPQKSFHIIGNIPYYLTGIFLRRSLSADNQPKSIAILIQEEVAKRIVDKKKSSLLSLSVEHYGNASFIETVDKSAFTPEPKVMSAILLISSIKKQDKEFSEKFFKLIKQAFSHKRKKVLSNISDESMKKALEKIILKHNLPKDIRAEDISYSRWEETTLDLIRV; encoded by the coding sequence ATGGGAGCATTTTTAGGGCAACATTTCCTGAATTCTACAGATGTAGCGGAGAAACTCATCTCTTCGTCACATGCAAAAAGCGGAGATACCGTGCTTGAAGTTGGTGGGGGCAAGGGGTTTTTGACCGAGATGCTTATTAAAAACGGCTTCAAAACAATGGCTGTTGAGAAAGATAAAAAAATGGTCGGTCATCTTAATAAAAAATTCAGAAAAGAAATAGCACGGGGAGATTTGGTTGTTTTGGAAGGCGACATAAAACACACCAAGCTCCCACAAAAAAGTTTTCACATAATAGGAAACATTCCGTATTATCTAACAGGAATTTTTTTAAGACGCAGTTTATCAGCAGACAATCAACCCAAATCAATAGCGATACTGATACAGGAAGAAGTTGCAAAAAGAATTGTAGACAAAAAGAAGAGCAGTTTGCTTTCTCTTTCTGTTGAACATTATGGGAATGCTTCTTTTATTGAAACAGTAGACAAAAGTGCGTTTACCCCCGAACCAAAAGTAATGTCCGCAATACTCTTAATCTCTTCAATAAAAAAGCAAGATAAAGAGTTTTCAGAAAAGTTTTTTAAACTCATAAAACAAGCATTCTCACACAAAAGAAAAAAGGTTCTTTCAAACATTTCGGACGAGAGTATGAAAAAAGCGCTTGAAAAAATAATTTTGAAACACAATCTTCCAAAAGATATAAGAGCAGAAGACATATCTTACAGCCGTTGGGAAGAAACTACTTTAGACTTGATCCGTGTATAG
- a CDS encoding UvrD-helicase domain-containing protein, with translation MPIPKLNKAQKQAVFDNSQSLLILAGAGTGKTRVITSKIINLIESGEDKESIVALTFTNKAAREMLERISKEVGRFNLPWFVGTFHSLGVKLLRTHGEKIGIPKTFSIADKEEGKKYIKKAMKDMGQEHISASLIQNTISLYKRGGETYESWDGASPSGISKESFRNLWGEYESILKKEKSLDFDDLIAKSTKLLETKKDIRKIYTDKLKHILIDEFQDTDALQNNFISLFKGKKTNLYAVGDMDQTIYSWRGSDISFMLNFPEVYSPVKTVSLEENYRSTKCILNAAQAVIKKNKLRKDQTLTTKNKEGEQITITVAENEKKEAEAVAQNILSLINEGTKKSDIAILYRFNFQSRALEEAMIKNKIPYTVLGTKFFDRAEIKDLLAYLRFCFITERNTDLARIINRPKRSLGKQSLKMILDGKIAELPLRKQSAVNKFFEEIKDFRKYGKNHNLSEMLFYMKDRLKFEEYLKNTYIDSAERIQNIGELVSFAEDYKGESAEKKAQMFLENADLGSEQDTLDIKKDKDSVTLMTIHSAKGLEFPVVLVCGLEEGLFPYERGEDSLNEKEEERRLCYVAFTRAKQKLFLSSAINRMLFGKRTISTPSSFLNDIPKNLCKIQEEGGEVIIF, from the coding sequence ATGCCCATACCAAAGCTAAATAAAGCCCAAAAACAAGCGGTTTTTGACAATTCTCAATCCCTATTGATTTTGGCTGGAGCGGGGACTGGGAAGACCAGAGTCATAACATCAAAAATAATAAATTTGATAGAGAGCGGAGAAGATAAAGAAAGTATAGTCGCACTAACCTTTACAAACAAAGCGGCAAGAGAAATGTTGGAGAGAATAAGTAAAGAAGTTGGTCGTTTCAACCTGCCGTGGTTCGTTGGAACATTCCACTCTCTTGGAGTTAAGTTGTTGAGAACACACGGAGAGAAAATAGGGATACCAAAAACATTTTCAATAGCAGACAAAGAGGAAGGTAAAAAATATATTAAGAAGGCAATGAAAGATATGGGACAGGAACATATTTCTGCATCCCTTATACAAAACACAATCTCACTTTATAAAAGAGGAGGTGAAACTTATGAGTCGTGGGACGGAGCTTCCCCTTCAGGAATTTCAAAAGAAAGTTTTAGAAACTTGTGGGGTGAGTATGAGTCAATATTAAAAAAAGAAAAGTCACTTGATTTTGACGACCTAATAGCAAAATCAACAAAACTGTTAGAAACTAAAAAAGACATAAGAAAGATTTACACAGATAAATTAAAACACATACTCATAGATGAGTTTCAAGACACAGACGCACTACAAAACAATTTTATTTCTCTTTTCAAAGGCAAAAAAACAAATCTGTATGCAGTTGGAGATATGGATCAGACAATATACTCATGGCGCGGCTCGGACATATCGTTTATGCTTAACTTTCCAGAAGTATATTCACCGGTTAAAACTGTTTCACTTGAAGAAAACTACAGATCAACAAAATGTATCCTAAACGCAGCACAAGCGGTGATAAAGAAGAATAAACTGAGAAAAGACCAGACACTAACAACAAAAAACAAGGAGGGAGAACAGATAACAATAACAGTCGCAGAAAACGAGAAAAAGGAGGCAGAAGCGGTTGCGCAGAACATACTCTCACTCATTAATGAGGGAACAAAGAAAAGTGATATAGCGATACTTTATAGATTTAACTTCCAATCACGCGCACTTGAAGAGGCAATGATAAAAAACAAAATACCATACACTGTTTTGGGAACAAAATTTTTTGATAGAGCAGAGATAAAAGACCTGCTTGCTTATCTTCGTTTTTGTTTTATCACGGAGCGCAACACAGATCTTGCAAGAATAATAAACAGACCCAAAAGATCTTTGGGCAAGCAAAGTCTGAAAATGATATTGGATGGAAAGATTGCCGAGCTACCTCTCAGAAAACAAAGTGCCGTGAACAAGTTTTTTGAAGAGATAAAGGATTTTAGGAAATACGGCAAAAATCACAACCTATCCGAAATGCTGTTTTATATGAAAGATCGCCTAAAATTTGAAGAATACCTAAAAAATACATACATTGACAGTGCCGAGCGCATACAAAATATAGGGGAATTGGTATCATTTGCAGAAGATTACAAGGGGGAATCTGCCGAGAAAAAGGCGCAGATGTTCCTTGAAAACGCAGATTTGGGTAGCGAACAGGACACTTTAGACATAAAAAAGGATAAAGATTCTGTCACTCTTATGACTATACACTCAGCAAAAGGGCTTGAATTTCCTGTTGTTCTTGTGTGTGGGCTTGAAGAAGGGCTGTTTCCTTATGAAAGAGGGGAAGACAGTCTGAATGAAAAAGAGGAGGAAAGACGGCTTTGTTATGTCGCTTTCACAAGGGCAAAGCAAAAACTCTTTCTTTCATCGGCTATAAACAGGATGCTGTTTGGGAAGCGAACAATCTCAACGCCATCATCTTTTCTGAATGATATCCCCAAAAACCTATGTAAAATACAGGAAGAAGGCGGAGAAGTGATAATTTTTTGA
- the yidC gene encoding membrane protein insertase YidC: protein MGFFSTVIYAPIYNSIIFIISLLGDNIAIAMVVIPIIIKIILFPLLMISFHNQQVQEEISKKMEEIKKKYENNKEEFFIRIQKLFKEHNFHPFLGILSIILQIPIIITVSLIIIRDEIFVARSDLLYSFVEFPSTINGSLLNIDLSSQSLLLAVFAFISQYFLLKAIFSRPRKASTEQMDLMRKKMEKWMFIILPPMVAITSFYLSGAVALYWTATALVSILQEMLIFRPMVMKRNSNNKAN from the coding sequence ATGGGTTTTTTTTCAACAGTAATATACGCTCCTATATACAACTCTATTATATTTATTATTTCTTTATTAGGAGATAATATCGCTATAGCGATGGTGGTGATACCTATAATAATAAAAATAATACTGTTTCCACTTTTGATGATATCGTTTCACAATCAACAGGTCCAGGAAGAGATAAGCAAGAAGATGGAAGAGATAAAGAAAAAATATGAAAACAACAAAGAAGAGTTTTTTATAAGGATACAAAAACTTTTCAAAGAACACAACTTCCATCCGTTTTTGGGAATCCTTTCAATAATACTTCAGATACCAATTATAATAACAGTTTCTCTTATAATAATTAGAGATGAGATTTTTGTCGCAAGAAGTGATTTACTATATTCTTTTGTAGAGTTTCCTTCAACTATAAATGGATCTTTACTCAACATTGATCTTTCCTCACAAAGTTTGTTACTTGCAGTTTTTGCTTTTATCTCACAATACTTTTTATTGAAAGCTATTTTTTCTCGTCCAAGAAAGGCATCAACAGAACAAATGGATTTGATGAGAAAAAAAATGGAAAAATGGATGTTTATTATTTTGCCCCCAATGGTCGCCATCACCTCTTTTTACCTCTCGGGCGCGGTTGCCCTCTACTGGACCGCAACTGCCCTTGTTTCTATATTGCAGGAAATGCTGATATTTAGACCAATGGTGATGAAGCGAAACAGCAATAATAAGGCTAATTAA
- a CDS encoding YifB family Mg chelatase-like AAA ATPase: MTANVKSAQTAGLDAQIVSVESDISRGIHSFTIIGLPDKAIEESKERVSSAIKHSGFKSPKGSNKKIVVSLAPADIKKEGPLFDLPIALSYLLVAKEIEFDVKDKVFIGELSLNGSLYPVKGILPLVEHAKKKGFKEVFIPKGNAKEGALVHGIKIYAVETLKDIINHFSEENNIPLSPVSPTNIEVPVYDDFSVIFEDIKGQGNAKRGLIISAAGGHNIAFYGPPGTGKTLLARSLISILPPLTNREITEVTSLYSIAGLLQDGKIILEPPFRAPHHTSSYTAVVGGGTTPSPGEISFAHKGVLFLDEFPEFDRRVIESLREPLEEKRIRIARAKSAVVFPADCIVVIAMNPSRSGSDEDIRIDARSEALYRKKISGPIVDRIDMWLRVDAVDCDSLSERRKEGEYKESQKAREQVMQARETQRKRFEKETDVTKNADLSARNIDDYVTLTPSVREILNKASTKLGLSPRSYHRLIKLSRTIADIEGSENVKEEHIYEALQYKKQAF, encoded by the coding sequence ATGACAGCGAATGTTAAAAGCGCACAAACCGCAGGACTTGATGCACAAATAGTTTCCGTTGAATCTGATATATCACGAGGTATACACTCTTTCACAATTATCGGGCTTCCAGACAAAGCCATTGAAGAATCAAAGGAAAGGGTTTCATCTGCAATAAAACATTCTGGCTTTAAATCGCCAAAAGGGAGCAACAAGAAGATTGTTGTTTCGCTTGCTCCTGCAGACATAAAGAAAGAAGGGCCTCTTTTTGATCTGCCAATTGCTCTTTCATATTTGCTGGTTGCGAAAGAGATTGAGTTTGATGTAAAAGATAAAGTTTTTATCGGAGAATTATCTTTAAATGGATCTCTTTATCCTGTTAAGGGGATATTGCCACTCGTTGAACACGCAAAGAAAAAGGGTTTTAAGGAGGTTTTTATACCAAAGGGGAACGCAAAGGAAGGGGCACTTGTCCATGGAATAAAGATATATGCGGTAGAAACTTTAAAAGACATAATAAATCATTTCTCAGAAGAAAATAATATCCCTCTCAGCCCTGTTTCACCTACAAACATAGAGGTTCCTGTTTATGATGACTTTTCAGTTATCTTTGAAGATATAAAAGGGCAGGGGAACGCAAAGCGCGGTCTTATAATCTCTGCTGCAGGCGGACACAACATTGCTTTTTATGGACCACCTGGAACGGGAAAGACATTGCTTGCAAGATCGTTGATAAGCATATTGCCACCACTTACAAACAGAGAAATTACTGAGGTAACCTCGCTTTACTCCATAGCGGGTCTTCTGCAAGACGGAAAGATAATTTTAGAACCACCGTTTCGTGCACCACACCACACATCATCATATACCGCAGTGGTTGGAGGTGGAACAACACCGTCCCCAGGAGAGATTTCTTTCGCCCACAAAGGAGTTTTATTTTTAGATGAGTTTCCTGAGTTTGATAGAAGAGTTATTGAATCACTTCGCGAACCACTTGAAGAAAAGAGGATAAGAATAGCAAGAGCAAAAAGCGCTGTTGTTTTTCCTGCTGATTGCATCGTTGTGATAGCAATGAACCCAAGCAGGTCGGGTTCAGATGAAGACATAAGAATAGATGCGAGGTCAGAAGCACTGTATCGTAAAAAAATTTCTGGTCCTATAGTTGACCGTATAGATATGTGGTTGAGAGTTGATGCAGTTGATTGTGATTCTCTTTCTGAAAGAAGAAAGGAGGGTGAATATAAAGAAAGCCAAAAAGCGAGAGAGCAGGTGATGCAGGCAAGGGAAACACAAAGAAAGAGATTTGAAAAAGAAACAGATGTGACAAAAAATGCCGACCTGTCAGCAAGGAACATAGATGATTATGTAACACTTACGCCAAGTGTGAGGGAGATACTTAACAAGGCATCAACAAAATTAGGGCTTTCTCCGCGGTCATACCACCGACTCATAAAATTGTCGCGAACTATAGCAGATATTGAAGGAAGTGAGAATGTGAAGGAAGAGCATATATACGAAGCTCTACAATACAAAAAGCAGGCTTTTTAA
- a CDS encoding PrgI family protein, whose protein sequence is MQFKVPQFLEVEDKVAGVLTFKQLVYVAGSAAMIFLGVSFLGLVWGILATSPFVLLGVLLGFVKYNGRPFIFIIESGFYYYISKKFYSWHRGGGEEDVNEVLIQKLKAPKKFDNRKVGSIKFTNMTTQLDTDIVDDK, encoded by the coding sequence ATGCAGTTTAAGGTTCCTCAATTTCTTGAAGTTGAAGATAAGGTTGCGGGTGTTCTTACCTTTAAGCAACTGGTTTATGTTGCTGGTTCAGCGGCAATGATATTTTTGGGTGTGTCTTTTCTTGGATTGGTCTGGGGGATACTGGCGACATCTCCGTTTGTTCTTTTGGGTGTTCTTCTTGGTTTTGTGAAATACAACGGTCGCCCGTTTATATTCATCATAGAATCTGGTTTTTATTATTACATATCTAAAAAATTCTATTCGTGGCACAGGGGAGGGGGTGAAGAAGATGTAAATGAAGTTTTGATTCAAAAACTGAAAGCCCCTAAGAAATTTGATAATAGAAAGGTCGGTTCTATCAAATTTACAAATATGACAACTCAACTGGATACAGATATTGTGGATGATAAATAA
- a CDS encoding M23 family metallopeptidase: MEETSSQLSDSSPKRRYLERSLLCLFALVCIAFFNNDVVGDSAYGERPNDDNPYVLIASNGPFLKEETKTFNVETNGVLVAVASHYLDEDNSRCGRPNPNNIRTYIVQKGDTLSEIAEAFCVSEHTIAWQNNIRYASDIKVGGELIILPVTGVLHEVKESDTIESISKKYDADVNEVKLFNGIKSEKDLVVGNEIVIPDGERNDVIVYRDGRFNRTRVRGNYGPNFDNFFIAPIQGGEITQTLHGYNAVDFDAPYGYPIRAAMAGKVIVVKNYGWNGGYGKYIVLQHENNTQTLYSHQSRNVVEKGQVVSQGQVIGYVGNTGKHIKLGGDGSHLHFEVRGAKNPFRNCPLYTVCE, translated from the coding sequence ATGGAAGAAACTTCTTCACAACTTAGTGATTCATCCCCCAAACGCAGATATTTAGAGCGATCATTGCTTTGCCTTTTTGCATTGGTGTGTATCGCTTTTTTCAATAATGATGTTGTTGGTGATTCTGCTTATGGTGAGCGACCCAATGATGATAATCCGTATGTGCTCATCGCATCCAACGGACCTTTTCTTAAAGAAGAAACAAAAACTTTTAATGTTGAAACAAACGGAGTTTTGGTTGCCGTTGCATCTCACTATTTAGACGAAGACAACAGCAGGTGTGGTCGTCCCAATCCAAACAACATAAGGACATACATAGTCCAGAAGGGTGACACACTTTCTGAAATAGCAGAAGCGTTTTGTGTTTCAGAGCACACAATCGCATGGCAGAACAATATCCGTTATGCATCAGATATAAAAGTTGGAGGAGAATTGATTATCTTACCAGTAACTGGTGTTTTGCATGAAGTAAAAGAAAGCGACACAATTGAATCTATATCAAAGAAGTATGATGCAGATGTAAATGAAGTAAAACTTTTCAACGGTATAAAAAGCGAAAAGGATCTTGTGGTAGGTAATGAAATAGTTATACCCGATGGCGAAAGAAATGATGTAATAGTATATAGAGATGGCAGGTTCAACAGAACAAGGGTTCGTGGTAATTATGGACCTAATTTTGATAACTTCTTTATTGCCCCTATTCAAGGAGGAGAAATAACGCAGACACTACACGGATACAACGCAGTTGATTTTGATGCACCATACGGCTATCCTATTCGCGCTGCAATGGCAGGTAAGGTTATAGTGGTTAAAAATTACGGATGGAACGGTGGTTATGGAAAATACATTGTATTACAACACGAGAACAACACACAGACGCTATACTCTCACCAATCAAGGAATGTAGTTGAAAAAGGACAAGTTGTGTCACAGGGTCAAGTAATAGGATATGTTGGAAATACCGGAAAGCACATAAAACTTGGTGGAGACGGATCTCACCTTCACTTTGAAGTTCGTGGTGCTAAAAATCCTTTCAGAAACTGTCCTTTGTATACAGTTTGCGAGTAA
- the dnaA gene encoding chromosomal replication initiator protein DnaA, producing the protein MRNNISSYNTKKVETEGVINAATLWEGVLDNIKTSVQDTTFATWFKGTHIIKFKDGVVHIGVQNEFTRSWLNQKHYRLILKELRDKVESVRAIKFVVSTNIKSLANRERKINVKNNTNKSGDLALERYQIDREDNLNPRYTFDTFVVAPFNEIASTAAEAVVNKPGMTYNPFFVYGPAGVGKTHLLQAIGNKLKSLNTNLRGYYVTSEMFCSDFLNSIKRGDIGRFVGKFEKYDFLIFDDTQFLMNKEKTMEALFNVFNRLHQSNKQMVLSSDVHPADLNGAEERLKSRFCSGITLGLNAPDFESRCMIIKEKMRERGLSLQESTVELIAKDVEASVRELEGIMNLILIHMEMKNGDLSVENIRTLVKQFIRPKKAVSMQEVIRKVCNFYDIKEETVMSSMRSRKIVQARQLIMYILREYANIPFSTIGQYLKRDHTTVIHSCEKIKKELTKNKVLAEDFRQLRGILNM; encoded by the coding sequence ATGAGGAACAACATCTCTTCTTACAACACAAAAAAGGTCGAAACAGAAGGAGTTATAAATGCAGCAACCTTGTGGGAGGGGGTTCTTGATAACATAAAGACAAGTGTTCAAGACACCACATTTGCGACTTGGTTCAAGGGGACACACATCATTAAATTTAAGGATGGAGTTGTCCACATAGGAGTCCAAAATGAATTCACAAGAAGTTGGCTCAACCAAAAACACTACAGACTTATTTTGAAAGAGCTAAGAGACAAGGTTGAAAGCGTGAGAGCGATTAAGTTTGTTGTATCAACAAATATAAAATCTTTGGCAAACAGAGAGAGAAAAATAAATGTGAAAAACAATACTAACAAATCCGGAGATCTTGCTCTTGAAAGATATCAAATAGACAGAGAAGACAACTTAAACCCAAGGTATACTTTTGATACCTTTGTTGTTGCTCCGTTCAATGAGATAGCAAGCACTGCCGCAGAAGCTGTTGTAAACAAACCTGGCATGACATACAATCCGTTTTTTGTGTACGGTCCTGCCGGTGTTGGAAAGACACACTTGCTACAAGCAATAGGAAACAAATTAAAATCACTGAACACAAACTTACGCGGATATTATGTAACATCAGAAATGTTTTGTTCTGATTTTCTTAACTCCATAAAAAGAGGGGACATAGGAAGGTTTGTTGGAAAATTTGAAAAGTATGATTTTTTGATTTTTGATGACACGCAATTCTTAATGAACAAAGAAAAAACTATGGAAGCGCTATTCAATGTTTTTAACCGACTTCACCAATCAAACAAACAAATGGTTCTTTCCTCAGATGTTCATCCAGCAGATTTGAATGGGGCAGAGGAAAGGCTAAAGTCCCGATTCTGCTCTGGCATAACTCTTGGATTAAATGCACCTGATTTTGAGTCAAGATGTATGATAATAAAGGAGAAAATGAGAGAAAGGGGTCTGTCATTGCAGGAAAGCACTGTTGAGCTTATAGCAAAAGATGTTGAGGCAAGTGTAAGGGAGTTGGAGGGAATTATGAATCTGATACTCATACACATGGAGATGAAAAATGGGGATTTGAGTGTTGAAAACATAAGAACCCTTGTAAAACAGTTCATAAGACCTAAAAAGGCGGTGTCTATGCAGGAAGTTATAAGAAAAGTCTGTAATTTTTACGACATAAAAGAAGAAACCGTTATGTCATCAATGAGAAGCCGTAAGATCGTCCAAGCAAGACAATTAATTATGTATATTCTCAGAGAGTATGCAAACATTCCTTTCTCAACCATAGGTCAATATCTAAAAAGGGATCACACAACAGTTATACACTCTTGTGAAAAAATTAAAAAAGAGCTAACCAAAAACAAAGTTTTGGCGGAAGACTTCAGACAGTTACGCGGAATATTAAATATGTAA
- the rpmH gene encoding 50S ribosomal protein L34, which produces MSTTYSPKKRKRLKTHGFLNRSKTKGGQAILKRRRMKKRTRITV; this is translated from the coding sequence ATGTCAACTACTTATAGTCCAAAAAAGAGAAAACGCTTAAAGACACACGGTTTTTTGAATAGGTCAAAAACCAAAGGAGGTCAAGCCATACTAAAAAGAAGGCGAATGAAAAAACGCACTCGCATAACAGTTTAG